The proteins below are encoded in one region of Bacillota bacterium:
- the rplI gene encoding 50S ribosomal protein L9, with translation MKVILQADVKGTGKKGQLVNVSDGYARNFLFPKKLATEANDTNISKLKAQEEAVKFRLETEKKEARELAGKLEGKTVKIAAKGGEQGKLFGSVTSKEISEELSKQFGLVIDKKKIVLNDDIKHFGTVEVEAKIYPEISAKFFVMVYAA, from the coding sequence ATGAAAGTAATTTTGCAGGCAGATGTTAAAGGAACGGGTAAAAAAGGTCAGCTAGTCAATGTCAGCGACGGATATGCTCGAAATTTTCTTTTCCCCAAAAAACTTGCTACTGAGGCTAACGACACAAATATAAGCAAGCTGAAAGCACAAGAGGAAGCGGTAAAATTCCGTTTAGAGACAGAAAAGAAAGAGGCAAGAGAACTTGCCGGTAAACTTGAAGGAAAAACTGTTAAAATTGCAGCTAAAGGCGGAGAACAAGGTAAATTATTTGGTTCTGTCACATCCAAAGAGATAAGCGAAGAGCTTTCAAAACAATTTGGACTTGTCATTGACAAAAAGAAGATCGTATTAAATGACGATATCAAGCATTTTGGAACCGTTGAGGTCGAAGCAAAAATATATCCCGAAATATCCGCTAAATTTTTTGTTATGGTTTATGCTGCTTAA
- the dnaB gene encoding replicative DNA helicase, with product MAEEMNISRVPFSLEAEQAVLGAVLIDPDSMNDVADMLTPQDFYIEQNAQIYEIMYGMYTDNQTVDVVTLLEGMKTAGVYEEGQSKKYVLQLAEFVPTSSNIKKYARIVWEKSLMRGLIGAAGEIIDMCSEESDEFASILDASEQKIYDITNGRKSYEFTPMLQIVSDTYQRISDAASGNNDKYKGISTGLSDLDEIISGLNRSDLIVIAARPGVGKTSLAMNIAQYAATKDGKKAAVFSLEMSKEQLVARMLATQSRIPSTRLMRGDIRGDEWDRLTEAVDMLVKCKLRIDDNPSVTIAEMKAKIRREKNVDLLIIDYLQLMHSSRRSENRVIEVAEITRSLKIMAKELNIPVVVLSQLSRGSESRNEPVLSDLRESGAIEQDADIVLMLYRDENPADEQVSIAKCKIAKNRHGRTDTIELYWDGELTQFKNVDKVHNE from the coding sequence ATGGCTGAAGAAATGAATATTTCAAGAGTGCCGTTCAGCCTTGAGGCTGAACAGGCAGTTCTTGGAGCGGTACTTATTGACCCGGACAGCATGAATGATGTTGCCGACATGCTTACGCCGCAGGATTTTTATATAGAGCAGAATGCTCAAATTTATGAAATAATGTACGGCATGTACACAGATAACCAAACGGTGGATGTCGTAACCCTGCTTGAGGGTATGAAAACGGCCGGAGTCTATGAAGAAGGTCAAAGCAAAAAATACGTGCTGCAGCTGGCAGAATTCGTGCCTACAAGCAGTAATATAAAAAAGTATGCACGTATAGTCTGGGAAAAATCACTGATGCGAGGTCTTATTGGAGCAGCTGGAGAAATCATAGATATGTGCTCAGAAGAGAGTGATGAGTTTGCAAGTATCCTCGACGCTTCTGAACAGAAAATCTATGATATTACGAACGGGCGAAAAAGTTATGAGTTCACGCCTATGCTTCAAATCGTATCTGATACATACCAGCGTATCAGTGATGCAGCAAGCGGCAATAATGACAAATATAAAGGCATTTCAACCGGGCTGTCTGATTTGGACGAAATAATATCAGGACTGAACAGGTCCGATTTGATAGTTATTGCGGCTCGTCCTGGTGTCGGAAAAACATCACTTGCTATGAACATTGCTCAATATGCCGCAACGAAAGACGGTAAGAAAGCTGCGGTATTTTCACTTGAAATGTCAAAGGAGCAGCTTGTAGCCCGTATGCTTGCTACACAATCCCGTATTCCGAGCACAAGACTTATGCGAGGCGATATAAGGGGGGACGAATGGGATAGGCTGACTGAGGCCGTTGATATGCTTGTTAAATGCAAACTGAGAATAGATGATAACCCTTCAGTAACAATTGCTGAGATGAAGGCAAAGATCCGACGCGAAAAAAATGTCGATCTTTTAATAATAGACTATTTACAGCTGATGCATTCTTCACGCCGTTCTGAAAACAGGGTAATCGAGGTTGCGGAGATAACGCGAAGCCTTAAAATAATGGCAAAGGAACTAAATATTCCAGTTGTTGTTTTGTCACAGCTTTCACGTGGCTCTGAGTCAAGAAATGAGCCTGTCTTGTCAGACCTTCGCGAATCCGGCGCAATAGAACAGGATGCGGATATAGTACTTATGCTCTATCGTGATGAAAATCCGGCTGATGAACAGGTCAGCATTGCTAAATGTAAAATTGCTAAAAACAGGCATGGCAGAACTGATACAATAGAGTTATACTGGGATGGAGAACTTACCCAGTTCAAAAACGTGGACAAGGTACACAATGAGTAA
- the tilS gene encoding tRNA lysidine(34) synthetase TilS has translation MSKRNFEKNLLNIIQKEKLVYSGCTVLAAVSGGADSTALLLALNSVKEAVGFTLCAIHVNHNLRGDESDRDELFVRDLCEKLKIPLRVASCNVKSIEKKLNISTELAARIARYNEFINEARGYSGCIVATAHTQDDNAETILHNLIRGTGLKGLCGIPQRIEKESIVFIRPLLKVTRKEIIEYLDAYGQSFVTDSTNADEKYTRNAIRHNIKAYIEERLNPSFSRTISRMSEGLIEDEEYLNSKAQEFLSKALIYKDDNEIILSAEKIKDFHNAISTRIIAVCMKSLSGIDYERSHIEAGLDISSKEGFKEASVPANLNVYKSGDKLVFRKDNETLEPYCKELKKGETFIPNIGKFHVLSQDDPKVNCLLIKERISYDKISKNLVVRSRRSGDRIVLNTSAGGKTLKKLFIELKIPAEKRIKIPVICDGDMPIAIMGYGVTPMYKPDKNTKDIMIIGLEESKL, from the coding sequence ATGAGTAAAAGAAACTTTGAAAAAAATCTGCTTAATATTATTCAAAAAGAAAAACTTGTTTATTCGGGGTGTACTGTTCTTGCTGCTGTTTCAGGAGGCGCTGATTCCACAGCATTGCTGTTAGCGCTGAACTCGGTAAAAGAAGCTGTAGGCTTTACACTTTGTGCAATACATGTCAATCATAATCTTAGAGGCGATGAATCTGACCGGGATGAATTATTTGTAAGGGATTTATGCGAAAAGTTAAAGATACCGCTAAGAGTGGCAAGCTGTAATGTAAAAAGCATAGAAAAGAAATTAAATATTTCAACAGAGCTTGCGGCACGTATAGCAAGATATAATGAATTTATAAATGAAGCCCGGGGATATTCCGGTTGTATCGTTGCAACTGCGCACACTCAGGACGATAACGCTGAAACAATACTTCATAACTTAATACGGGGAACAGGTCTTAAAGGCTTATGCGGAATACCACAGCGAATTGAGAAAGAAAGTATAGTTTTTATCAGGCCATTATTGAAAGTTACACGGAAAGAGATAATTGAGTATCTTGACGCTTATGGGCAAAGTTTTGTAACTGACAGCACAAATGCTGATGAAAAATACACAAGAAACGCAATTAGGCACAATATTAAAGCCTATATCGAGGAACGGCTCAATCCGTCTTTCTCTAGAACGATTTCTAGAATGAGCGAAGGACTGATTGAAGATGAAGAATACCTAAACAGTAAAGCACAAGAGTTTCTAAGCAAGGCACTTATTTATAAAGATGATAATGAAATTATTTTATCCGCTGAAAAAATCAAAGATTTTCATAATGCAATCTCTACCAGGATAATAGCAGTATGTATGAAATCATTAAGCGGCATTGATTATGAAAGATCTCATATTGAAGCGGGTCTGGATATTAGTTCTAAAGAAGGATTTAAAGAAGCCTCCGTTCCGGCAAATCTCAATGTTTATAAAAGCGGAGACAAGCTTGTCTTTAGAAAAGATAATGAAACCCTAGAACCATATTGTAAAGAACTTAAAAAAGGCGAAACATTTATACCTAACATTGGGAAATTTCATGTTTTAAGTCAGGATGATCCAAAAGTTAATTGTTTATTAATAAAAGAAAGAATCAGTTATGATAAAATCAGTAAAAATTTAGTTGTTCGAAGCCGCAGATCCGGGGACAGGATAGTTCTTAACACTTCCGCTGGGGGGAAAACATTAAAAAAATTATTTATTGAACTTAAAATACCAGCTGAGAAAAGAATAAAAATACCGGTTATTTGCGATGGCGATATGCCTATAGCTATTATGGGTTATGGTGTTACACCAATGTACAAACCGGATAAAAACACTAAGGATATAATGATAATTGGGTTGGAGGAGAGCAAACTATGA
- the hpt gene encoding hypoxanthine phosphoribosyltransferase produces the protein MMDDIKEILISEEKLHEKISEMGQIISEDYKDKNLLLVGILKGSVMFMTELMKNITIPAAIDFMSVSSYGKGTKSSGVVKIEKDLDIALDKYDVLIVEDILDSGITLSYIMEVLKNKNAKSIALATLLDKPDRRKMPVKLDYEGFIIPDEFVVGYGLDYAEKYRNLPFIGILKPCVYTE, from the coding sequence ATGATGGACGATATTAAGGAGATTTTGATATCAGAAGAGAAACTTCATGAAAAAATTTCTGAAATGGGTCAAATAATAAGCGAGGATTATAAAGATAAAAATCTTTTGTTGGTTGGGATTTTAAAAGGTTCTGTAATGTTCATGACCGAACTTATGAAAAATATAACTATACCCGCCGCTATCGATTTTATGTCTGTTTCGAGTTATGGGAAAGGTACTAAATCGAGCGGAGTTGTTAAGATAGAAAAGGATCTTGATATAGCACTTGACAAATATGATGTATTAATTGTTGAGGATATTCTTGACAGCGGCATTACTTTGAGTTATATAATGGAAGTACTAAAAAATAAAAACGCAAAAAGCATTGCTCTTGCAACACTGCTCGATAAACCCGACAGACGTAAAATGCCTGTAAAGCTGGATTATGAAGGATTTATAATACCGGACGAATTTGTAGTGGGATATGGACTTGATTATGCAGAGAAATACAGAAATCTTCCCTTTATAGGCATTCTAAAACCATGTGTTTATACAGAGTAA
- the ftsH gene encoding ATP-dependent zinc metalloprotease FtsH, giving the protein MKINLKSFAFYALLILVIITAITLLDSANSKEKLKYSDIIAQFEGGKVQEFVIDENNNLTMKLQDNTEQKYRLPSANLFLNDVGDLIKQQRRDGILKSYDYEAAQQLPVWVSFIPYALLILVFGAMWYFMMSNMNGGGSKAMSFAKSRAKKGIDESRKKTFDDVAGADEEKEELKEVVDFLKNPRKYMEIGARIPKGILLVGPPGTGKTLLARAVAGEAGVPFFSISGSDFVEMFVGVGASRVRDLFEQAKKNLPCIIFIDEIDAVGRHRGAGLGGGHDEREQTLNQLLVEMDGFGTNEGVIIIAATNRPDILDPALLRPGRFDRQIVVNVPDIKGREEILKVHARGKPLAQDVNLKTIAKSTAGFTGADLENLLNEAALLAARLNTKVITEKNIQDATIKVIVGPEKRSRVITERENRLTAYHEAGHAIVSRFLETQDPVHEISIIPRGRAGGYTLSLPKEDKYYSTRQEMEDEIVVLLGGRAAEKLALTDISTGASNDLERSTNIARQMITKYGMSDKLGPVVFGNPHEEVFLGRDFTTTKNISESFAAQIDNELKNIIDKCYEKAIGILDKYMDKLHVVAKTLLEKEKISGEEFEAIFNTVGEPEDSNEI; this is encoded by the coding sequence TTGAAGATTAATTTAAAAAGTTTCGCATTTTACGCTTTACTTATTTTGGTTATTATTACAGCCATTACATTGCTGGATAGCGCGAATAGCAAAGAAAAACTGAAATATTCTGACATTATTGCTCAGTTTGAAGGTGGCAAAGTACAGGAATTTGTTATTGATGAAAATAACAATCTGACAATGAAGCTGCAGGATAATACCGAGCAGAAATACCGTCTTCCAAGTGCTAACCTATTTTTAAACGATGTTGGCGATTTAATAAAGCAGCAGCGTAGAGACGGAATACTAAAATCATATGATTATGAAGCGGCTCAGCAGCTGCCTGTTTGGGTTTCATTTATACCGTATGCGTTGCTTATATTAGTGTTTGGCGCCATGTGGTATTTTATGATGAGCAATATGAATGGCGGCGGCAGTAAAGCGATGTCTTTTGCCAAGTCTCGCGCAAAGAAAGGCATTGACGAATCACGCAAAAAAACCTTTGACGATGTTGCCGGGGCTGACGAGGAAAAAGAAGAACTTAAGGAAGTAGTCGATTTTCTTAAGAATCCCCGAAAATACATGGAGATAGGCGCGAGGATACCTAAAGGTATATTGCTTGTTGGCCCTCCGGGAACAGGTAAAACTCTTCTTGCACGTGCTGTAGCAGGAGAAGCGGGCGTTCCGTTTTTCTCGATCTCCGGATCTGACTTCGTTGAAATGTTTGTAGGCGTCGGCGCATCACGTGTTCGTGATCTCTTTGAGCAGGCCAAAAAGAATCTGCCATGTATTATTTTTATAGATGAAATTGATGCTGTCGGCAGACATAGAGGAGCCGGACTTGGCGGTGGCCATGATGAACGTGAGCAGACGTTAAATCAGCTGCTTGTTGAAATGGACGGATTCGGAACCAATGAAGGAGTTATAATCATCGCCGCAACAAACCGTCCGGATATCCTTGATCCCGCTTTGCTGCGCCCAGGACGTTTTGACAGACAGATCGTTGTAAATGTCCCTGATATAAAGGGACGTGAGGAGATTTTAAAGGTGCATGCACGCGGGAAGCCGCTTGCACAGGATGTCAATCTCAAAACGATTGCGAAGTCTACTGCCGGATTTACAGGCGCTGACCTAGAAAATTTATTAAATGAAGCTGCTCTGCTGGCAGCCAGGTTGAATACAAAAGTAATTACTGAGAAAAACATTCAGGATGCTACTATTAAGGTAATTGTCGGCCCAGAAAAGAGGTCACGAGTAATTACTGAACGTGAAAACAGACTTACCGCTTATCATGAAGCAGGTCATGCGATCGTAAGCAGATTTCTTGAGACACAGGATCCGGTTCATGAGATTAGTATTATTCCAAGAGGCCGCGCTGGAGGCTATACACTTTCGCTTCCAAAAGAAGATAAGTATTATTCAACACGGCAAGAAATGGAAGATGAAATTGTCGTACTGCTTGGAGGCAGAGCTGCTGAAAAACTGGCACTTACCGATATATCAACCGGTGCGTCAAACGATCTCGAACGTTCTACAAATATCGCACGCCAGATGATTACGAAATACGGTATGAGCGATAAGCTTGGCCCGGTTGTATTCGGCAATCCGCATGAAGAAGTCTTCCTTGGCCGTGATTTCACGACAACAAAAAATATATCAGAATCATTTGCCGCGCAGATAGATAACGAGCTTAAAAACATTATCGACAAGTGCTATGAAAAAGCGATTGGAATTCTTGATAAGTATATGGATAAGCTTCACGTCGTTGCTAAGACACTTCTTGAAAAAGAAAAAATCAGCGGCGAAGAATTTGAAGCGATTTTTAACACTGTTGGTGAACCTGAAGATTCTAACGAAATTTAA
- a CDS encoding DHH family phosphoesterase has translation MRKIQKGKLKNNIIISLSFLILIIIGYFFGLVAGTGFLFGIIASLSVYIVFTALPVGKLNAFMNKLPADITANAGNALVKSPFPIAVVSADGTIVWVNDAFSRTISKKAFFGKKINEFEQGVDIAKVKKDTLASGVHVTVGENDKKFIIFGIPVYNENKENVPDQQMYVLYFEEETEFVNLSKLYRDSRPVTGLVLIDNYDEVAAFARSRDKSGVMAEIDKQISEWAEGACALFRQMDNNRYIIVFEEKYLDQIKESKFGILDSIRKITIDKTPVTISIGIGTEGATFAQSYEFAAQALDMALGRGGDQAVIKTKNNYEFYGGRSKGVEKRTKVKSRVIADSLMALIENSDNVLVMGHKYADFDAVGASVGIARISKVAGKRVNIVCNRSTNLAMPLIENLEKMPDYEGVFVDPLTGLDLLRLKTLLVVCDVHSLHYVEFADIVKNAANIVVIDHHRKMTDYIENAVLNYHEPYASSTSEIVTELVQYIDGEGTLLSDEASALLAGIVLDTKNFFFKTGFRTFEAAAYLRKAGADPMEVKKTFQSDFDSYVRKTEFIQNADFYKDKIAISIWNGEPFEDAKTVMAQAADELLSIEGVEASFVLYMVGDNVHISSRSLGTINVQSIMEYLGGGGHMTNAGVQVSGTLDEAKIKLIAAIDRYLAENNGG, from the coding sequence ATGAGAAAAATTCAAAAGGGGAAGTTAAAAAATAACATTATAATATCTTTATCTTTTTTGATTTTAATAATCATTGGATATTTCTTTGGATTAGTCGCTGGAACAGGTTTTCTTTTTGGAATAATTGCCAGCTTATCAGTTTATATTGTTTTTACAGCTCTTCCTGTGGGAAAATTAAATGCATTTATGAATAAACTTCCCGCAGATATTACTGCCAACGCTGGAAATGCGTTAGTAAAATCTCCTTTTCCTATTGCTGTTGTAAGTGCTGACGGAACCATTGTTTGGGTTAATGACGCTTTTTCGAGAACAATTTCAAAAAAAGCGTTTTTTGGTAAAAAAATTAATGAATTCGAACAGGGTGTAGATATAGCAAAGGTAAAAAAAGATACATTGGCTTCAGGAGTGCATGTCACAGTTGGAGAAAATGATAAAAAGTTTATCATCTTTGGAATACCTGTTTATAATGAAAACAAGGAAAATGTTCCTGACCAGCAGATGTATGTTCTATATTTTGAGGAAGAAACAGAGTTTGTAAACCTAAGCAAGCTCTACAGAGACAGCAGGCCAGTTACTGGACTGGTTTTAATAGATAATTATGATGAGGTTGCCGCTTTTGCTAGAAGCCGTGATAAGTCAGGGGTAATGGCCGAAATAGACAAACAGATAAGCGAATGGGCTGAAGGAGCATGTGCTCTGTTCAGACAGATGGACAATAACAGGTATATAATAGTATTTGAAGAAAAATATCTAGATCAAATTAAAGAGTCCAAATTCGGTATACTTGATTCTATAAGAAAAATAACAATTGACAAAACCCCTGTGACCATATCTATCGGCATTGGCACTGAAGGTGCTACATTTGCCCAAAGCTATGAATTTGCGGCTCAAGCACTTGATATGGCTTTGGGTAGAGGCGGAGATCAGGCGGTAATAAAAACCAAAAATAACTATGAATTTTACGGCGGACGCTCTAAAGGCGTTGAAAAAAGAACAAAGGTCAAATCACGTGTAATAGCGGATTCATTGATGGCGCTTATTGAAAATAGCGATAATGTCCTCGTTATGGGACATAAATACGCAGATTTTGACGCTGTCGGTGCAAGTGTAGGTATTGCGCGCATATCTAAGGTTGCCGGCAAGCGTGTTAACATAGTATGCAACAGGAGCACCAACCTTGCAATGCCTTTAATTGAAAACTTGGAGAAAATGCCTGATTATGAAGGCGTGTTCGTTGATCCGCTTACGGGGCTCGATCTCCTTCGCTTAAAAACATTGCTTGTAGTTTGTGATGTTCACAGCCTTCATTATGTTGAGTTTGCAGATATAGTAAAAAATGCTGCTAATATCGTTGTAATTGATCATCACAGGAAAATGACAGATTATATAGAAAACGCGGTATTGAATTATCACGAACCCTATGCTTCATCAACAAGTGAAATCGTAACCGAGCTAGTTCAATATATTGATGGTGAAGGAACACTTCTCAGTGACGAGGCATCAGCACTTCTTGCAGGAATTGTGCTCGACACCAAAAACTTCTTTTTTAAAACAGGGTTCAGAACTTTTGAAGCTGCAGCCTATCTCAGAAAAGCCGGCGCTGATCCTATGGAGGTCAAAAAGACATTCCAAAGCGATTTCGACAGTTATGTAAGAAAGACAGAATTCATACAAAATGCTGACTTTTATAAGGATAAAATCGCCATTTCAATATGGAATGGAGAACCGTTTGAAGATGCAAAAACTGTTATGGCACAGGCGGCGGATGAGCTTCTTTCCATTGAAGGAGTTGAAGCATCCTTTGTATTATATATGGTCGGCGATAATGTTCATATATCAAGCCGGTCGTTAGGCACCATCAATGTTCAGAGTATTATGGAATATTTAGGCGGCGGCGGGCACATGACTAACGCCGGCGTTCAGGTAAGCGGCACCTTAGACGAAGCAAAAATAAAACTGATCGCGGCAATAGACCGCTATCTGGCAGAGAATAACGGAGGTTAA
- a CDS encoding ribonuclease J, with protein sequence MAEISAKEDIVKKKKNNYRYYKRKKVQTAETDLVNDNIKSQKIQNTVKPAQKQNAKNSNASKGHNEDVTFKEKLRVIPLGGLDEIGKNTTVLEYGDEMIVIDAGLAFPSGDMLGIDLVIPDYKYLVSNYEKIKAVILTHGHEDHIGGLPYLLKQINVPVYGTRLTLGIVRAKLEEHKLKKIKLHEVKAGSTITLGKFKIEFIHTNHSIPDSTALSITTPVGIVIFTGDFKIDTTPIDGGMIDLARFGELGKKGVLALFSDSTNAERPGMAMSEKVVGEAFDNLFKTNTKRIIVATFASNVHRVQQVIDAAVKFGRKVAVSGRSMVNIIKVASELGMMNIPDGTMIDLSMISRYTDDKLVLITTGSQGEPMSALARMASSDHRNVEIGPNDMVIISANPIPGNEKTVSKVVNELIKLVAEFISERLREIHVSGHACQEELKMMISLVRPKFFVPIHGEYKHIYKHAQLAKRLGYTNDNIIMMETGKVLEFTESTAKINGSVPSGAVLIDGLGVGDVGNIVLRDRKLLSEDGLIIIVASIDAATGQLLAGPDIVSRGFVYVREAEDMIETARKIARDIFEKYEKNYTRDWQALKSEVKDELSRYLYSKTKRSPMILPVIMDI encoded by the coding sequence ATGGCTGAAATTTCGGCAAAAGAAGATATTGTTAAAAAGAAAAAAAATAATTACAGGTATTATAAACGAAAAAAAGTACAAACTGCTGAGACTGATTTAGTTAATGACAATATTAAATCACAAAAAATACAGAATACAGTAAAGCCTGCGCAAAAGCAAAATGCCAAGAATTCTAATGCTTCTAAAGGGCATAATGAGGATGTCACATTTAAAGAGAAACTACGCGTTATACCGCTTGGTGGCCTTGATGAAATAGGGAAAAATACAACTGTTTTGGAATACGGCGACGAAATGATAGTAATAGATGCTGGTTTAGCATTTCCAAGCGGAGATATGCTCGGGATAGATCTTGTTATTCCTGATTACAAATATCTGGTTAGTAATTATGAGAAAATAAAGGCGGTTATATTAACTCATGGACATGAAGATCATATAGGTGGATTGCCCTATCTTCTCAAACAGATAAATGTGCCTGTTTACGGAACAAGGCTTACTTTGGGAATCGTGCGTGCTAAACTTGAGGAGCATAAGCTTAAAAAAATTAAACTGCACGAAGTAAAAGCCGGTTCTACTATTACACTTGGTAAATTTAAAATTGAATTTATTCATACAAATCACTCAATTCCGGATTCAACAGCACTATCAATTACGACTCCTGTAGGAATTGTTATTTTTACAGGTGATTTCAAAATTGATACAACTCCTATAGACGGAGGAATGATCGATCTTGCCCGATTCGGAGAATTAGGTAAGAAAGGTGTACTTGCGCTATTTTCTGATTCAACAAATGCTGAACGGCCTGGCATGGCGATGAGCGAGAAGGTTGTTGGCGAGGCCTTTGACAACTTATTTAAAACTAATACTAAACGGATAATAGTAGCTACATTTGCTTCTAATGTCCACAGAGTTCAACAGGTCATTGACGCTGCAGTCAAATTCGGGCGAAAGGTTGCAGTTTCAGGCAGAAGCATGGTTAATATCATTAAAGTTGCTTCAGAGCTTGGCATGATGAATATTCCAGATGGGACAATGATTGACCTTTCAATGATTTCACGTTATACGGATGATAAATTGGTATTGATCACAACAGGCAGCCAGGGAGAACCTATGTCAGCACTTGCAAGAATGGCTTCCTCTGACCACCGTAACGTTGAAATAGGTCCGAATGACATGGTTATTATCTCAGCCAATCCAATTCCTGGTAACGAAAAAACAGTTTCAAAGGTCGTAAACGAGCTTATTAAACTTGTCGCGGAATTTATATCCGAAAGACTTCGCGAGATACATGTTTCAGGTCATGCTTGTCAAGAAGAGCTGAAGATGATGATATCACTTGTTAGACCGAAATTTTTCGTGCCGATACATGGTGAATATAAGCATATCTATAAGCATGCTCAGCTTGCAAAAAGGCTTGGTTACACCAATGATAATATTATAATGATGGAAACAGGAAAGGTATTGGAATTTACTGAAAGTACAGCAAAAATCAATGGCAGCGTTCCCAGCGGCGCAGTTTTAATTGATGGCCTTGGCGTGGGAGACGTTGGCAATATTGTCTTGCGTGATAGAAAATTATTATCTGAAGACGGATTGATAATAATTGTTGCTTCAATAGATGCGGCAACTGGGCAGCTTTTAGCAGGCCCCGATATTGTATCACGTGGGTTTGTTTATGTGCGTGAAGCTGAAGATATGATAGAAACAGCACGTAAAATAGCAAGAGATATTTTTGAAAAATACGAAAAAAATTATACACGCGATTGGCAGGCACTTAAAAGTGAAGTGAAGGATGAACTATCGCGGTATCTTTATTCGAAAACCAAAAGAAGCCCTATGATTTTACCTGTTATTATGGATATTTAA